From the genome of Anopheles funestus chromosome 2RL, idAnoFuneDA-416_04, whole genome shotgun sequence:
tattcgaaACAAGATCATCTACTGATGAAGTTTCCAAAGCAATTAGCTATGAGAAGGATATCTAAATTACACGTCATCatcctttctttcattttaaattatttcgttttgGTACCTAAACAATACTATTCTTTATATTAATCAAACTGAACGACATGAAACGGgagtaaattaaatgaaaagttttcacaaaaacacacaaaaatattttcacacaaaacaattttcttgaaTTAAGAGATATGTGTTGCTCGTAGATTGCATCTTCAGATAGAGCGTAGAATATTGTATGTTTCTTTATTCAAATACCTGTATGATAAGattaaacaatacaaaacatgATATATGTCTTAGCCTTCATTAATcaagaaaatacacaaaaattgaATGATTTAACAGGTTCCTCTGAAGAAGCTCTCATTGTAATACACTTGTGTAAACACTTCTCAACCATCATAAAATACCTTTTCTAACTTGAGCACATCGAATCTTCAAACTCCCGATCACTCCATATGAGAGCTGATAATCACTATTTGCAAcacaaaataatttcaacctTCAATTGCAATTAAGGAGATCTGTTATACTGTTTAGCATTTAGTTCAGTAATGTAATGCATTTATGTACCATTCTCGTCTCAATGTAGATATGTCTATGTCTGAACGGATCAcgttttttcttaatttttgatttttgcttGTTGTAAAACTAGCTATTTGTCTGGTTCTTTCAACTGTTTCAGtggaataaataaagaatttttagatttacaAGGTTTTAACATGTTTAGGTGAATGTTATATTTCCTTCATTTCCTATCACATAGTTGAAACAGGATTTATAAGAGCAGACACATCTCACAACCtcatgtgatatttttttcaagaaGTCTATGGTTTTGATACAGGTGATCACGCGTAGAACTGACAAACGTATCCATCAAGTTTGGCCGAACATTGTACATCATCCCATTTTCCACGGTTCGGTGCTACCCAGTTTCCGACGGACAAACATTCTTGGTTGCCTCCGAGATTGTTGGGCTCTCCTGGATAGAAGTTGCGGTAGTCAGTGGTTTCGATCACCTTGTTCAAAGCAATCCACATCCAACGAGCAAAACGGCCAACGTCAGTTCCGCCGATAAAGTAAACCCCTTTTGGATTGTTGGTTCGGCCCATTGCCTGTTCCACAAGACTTTGCTCAGATGCGGACCTTATAGTTGCCAAATCTCCACCGTAGGCGTGGCAGTCTTGCCAcgcttcgaaaaagttggcaCTTTTAGTGAAAGCGACGTAGTACTGTGCGGCTGTACAGAAGAAGAGTGTCATTAGAAAATGTTACACCTTACCAAAGCCGATAATGCTCAGAATCACTCACCTTCGATGCCATTCAGTGCGAGCACCACCACGCACAACGATAGGAAGAGAGTCTTGAACGACATGTTGTTATCTCTGCTGAAGCGATACTGCACCAAACTGTGATTGAAGATCGCTTTTCAGACACTATTTATACTTCTTTCTCACACTCAGTTTGCAGGACTCGAAGATCCTCTGTTTACTCAAGTGTCTCATGATGTGGCACTGGGTGTTTCGTCTGAGAACAATTTGCCTACGTGTTGCCTTCAGTACCGATCGAACCGAGGATGAAATTAGACTTGTTTGGTAGATGCTCAGAATTCAGAGTGGATTTTGTTCAATAACCATTTTGTGCTAGGTCCGAATTCAGTAGTTCGCTGCCATCGCTGCCATTTAACACGATCTTAATCTTAACTACATTGAAGATTGACTACACGCCGCATCTGCCCGCACTATGACGTGCAATTTTCAGTGCAACATTTCCTAATAAAATGTTACGCATACAGCAAGTAAAGGAGAACACATAATTTGGTGTAAGATATCGAGGAAGTAGTAttataaacaattataaaaaagcgGTTCCGGCTAGTTAACGGTATTACTTCGTATTTCTATGGGAAAATGACTTTAGCGTATGAGTAATTTGATATACGGGCAATGTGTGGAAAGAATTAAATTCGAGATCTCGTGGTATCAATGTATGATCAATGTCGACAAAAACAGTTATTGGATTGTCCAATACCAATAATACTTATAATGttgtaatttttcttctattgcaTGTTCTGTTGGCTTTATATAATGGTAGTTCTCAAATCAGCCCGAGCGCTtgttgcaaataaataaatgaaattgttacaaaataataaatgaaatttacacttttctttcttgaccgttcggcgtacgCATGGTTTATTTGGTTGTCGAACAGTTTTTATTTCGCTGTAGCGAATCCCCATTTCCAGGCGGTCTCCTTCGTTCTGAGATGGCCTAGGGCCGTTCCTGTCCTCCGAGGAAATCGTACACATTATTGACAGGACTGGCGCTTCCTTCTCACAATTTAGAATAATTTGCAGTATGAGGAGTTCTCTATGTATGAATGTATCTTCGATACGTTGAGTCTAAGTCATTCAACGTGAAACTATAAACAATAGTActgcaaacatttgtttaagcTTAGGTTGCTTATTCAATGAATAGtctagaacaaaacaaaaacaagtgaAAGATGTTAACAGATATCTTTGATGAACCTCTCAATGCAATTGTGTGCACTTATGTAAACAATTCTCAACCCTCGTAcatggttgtgtttttgtccTAATAGATCATGCATGGTTTTTGTATttagttttgtataaaatctttgtttttcaaatattattttgtaaaacgaGCAATATTTTCAGTTCTTTCAATTGTTTCACTGGAATAACTAATGTATTAAAACGATGTTTCGAAGATGTTTTAGCTTAATCAAGTGAATGCTTTATTTCCTGCAATTCCTATCACATAGTTGAAACAGGGTTTAAAAGAACAGACACATCTCACAACCTCATGTGatacttttttcttaaacCCTTGGGAATGGTGCAGGTGGGGTTACTTCGAACTCACAAACATATCCGGCTAATTTGGACAAACATTCTACATCATCCCATTTTCCACGGTTATCTGCAAAGTTTCCGACTGACAAACATTCTTGGTTGCCTCCGAGATTGTTGGGCTCTCCTGGATAGAAGTTGCGGTAGTCAGTGCTTTCGATCACCTTGTTAAAACCAATCCACATCCAGCGACCATCACGGCCAATGTCAGTTCCACCGATAAAGTAAACCCCATTTGGACTGCTAGTTCTGGCCACTGCCTGTTCCACAAGACTTTGCTCTGCTGCGGACCTTACAGTTGCTAAATGAGCATCGTAGGAATTGCAGTCTTGCCAcgcttcgaaaaagttggagCTTTTCACGAAAGCGATGTAGGACTTTTTGGCTGCACGGAACAAGAGTGTCATTAGAACATGTTACACCTTACCGAAACTGATAGCCTATCGTTCTCCCATCACTCACCTTCGATGCCATTCATAGCGACCACCACCACGCACAACGATAGGAAGAGAGTCTTGAACGACATGATGTTTTCTCTGTTGACCTGCACCGATACTGCACCAAACTGTGATTGAAGATCGCTTTTCATACACTATTTATACTCATTTCTCAGTCTCGGTCTCAGTTCTCACTGATACCCAAAGATCCTGTATTGACTCAGGTGTCTCATCATGTGGCACGCGTGTCAGTTTGGTGTTTTTACGAGTTGCAGGataatcatgttttttttcgtttaatgaATCGTCAAATTCGGTGTTGATACAAATCTCGAACCAGCATTTAGGTTGCACGCTAGAAAATTTTGGCAAGTAACAACACCTgttcaaattgtttttcttatcaCTACGTAAATGAAAAGCCTGGAACCTGTATGCGATTGACGTCAGTCCCTATATCAATTGCACTTGTTTAAACTAGATCTTCACAAATTCTTTCCTAAATGTACTCCATCTCCCACAGTTATGGGCATAATTTTGCGTATGCATATTGTGATCTAAGTTGATGATGTGCCATATGATGATGTggcattcatttttattggaaacaaGATCATCTACTGATGAAGTTTCCAAGTCAAAGAGCTATGAGAAGGATATCTAAATTACACGTCATCatcctttctttcattttaaattatttcgttttgGTACCTAAACAATACTATTCTTTATATTAATCAAACTGAACGACATGAAACGGgagtaaattaaatgaaaagtttgtacaaaaaactattttcacacaaaacaattttcttgaaTTACGAGACATGTGTAGCTCGTAGATTGCATCTTCAGATAGAGCGTAGAATATTGTATGTTTCTTTATTCAAATACCTGTATGATAAgattaaacaacacaaaaaaatgatatataTCTTAGCTTTcattaataaagaaaatacacaaaaattgaATGATTTCACAGGTTCCTCTGAAGAAGCTCTCATTGTAATACACTTGTGTAAACACTTCTCAACCATCATAAAATACCTTTTCTAACTTGAGCACATCGAATCTTCAAACTCCCGATCACTCCATATGAGAGCTGATAATCACTATTTGCAAcacaaaataatttcaacctTCAATTGCAATTAAGGAGATCTGTTATACTGTTTAGCATTTAGTTCAGTAATGTAATGCATTTATGTACCATTCTCGTCTCAATGTAGATATGTCTATGTCTGAACGGATCAcgttttttcttaatttttgatttttgcttGTTGTAAAACTAGCTATTTGTCTGGTTCTTTCAACTGTTTCAGtggaataaataaagaatttttagatttacaAGGTTTTAACATGTTTAGGTGAATGTTATATTTCCTTCATTTCCTATCACATAGTTGAAACAGGATTTATAAGAGCAGACACATCTCACAACCtcatgtgatatttttttcaagaaGTCTATGGTTTTGATACAGGTGATCACGCGTAGAACTGACAAACGTATCCATCAAGTTTGGCCGAACATTGTACATCATCCCATTTTCCACGGTTCGGTGCTACCCAGTTTCCGACGGACAAACATTCTTGGTTGCCTCCGAGATTGTTGGGCTCTCCTGGATAGAAGTTGCGGTAGTCAGTGGTTTCGATCACCTTGTTCAAAGCAATCCACATCCAACGAGCAAAACGGCCAACGTCAGTTCCGCCGATAAAGTAAACCCCTTTTGGATTGTTGGTTCGGCCCATTGCCTGTTCCACAAGACTTTGCTCAGATGCGGACCTTATAGTTGCCAAATCTCCACCGTAGGCGTGGCAGTCTTGCCAcgcttcgaaaaagttggcaCTTTTAGTGAAAGCGACGTAGTACTGTGCGGCTGTACAGAAGAAGAGTGTCATTAGAAAATGTTACACCTTACCAAAGCCGATAATGCTCAGAATCACTCACCTTCGATGCCATTCAGTGCGAGCACCACCACGCACAACGATAGGAAGAGAGTCTTGAACGACATGTTGTTATCTCTGCTGAAGCGATACTGCACCAAACTGTGATTGAAGATCGCTTTTCAGACACTATTTATACTTCTTTCTCACACTCAGTTTGCAGGACTCGAAGATCCTCTGTTTACTCAAGTGTCTCATGATGTGGCACTGGGTGTTTCGTCTGAGAACAATTTGCCTACGTGTTGCCTTCAGTACCGATCGAACCGAGGATGAAATTAGACTTGTTTGGTAGATGCTCAGAATTCAGAGTGGATTTTGTTCAATAACCATTTTGTGCTAGGTCCGAATTCAGTAGTTCGCTGCCATCGCTGCCATTTAACACGATCTTAATCTTAACTACATTGAAGATTGACTACACGCCGCATCTGCCCGCACTATGACGTGCAATTTTCAGTGCAACATTTCCTAATAAAATGTTACGCATACAGCAAGTAAAGGAGAACACATAATTTGGTGTAAGATATCGAGGAAGTAGTAttataaacaattataaaaaagcgGTTCCGGCTAGTTAACGGTATTACTTCGTATTTCTATGGGAAAATGACTTTAACGTATGAGTAATTAGATATACGGGCAATGTGTGGAAAGAATTAAATTCGAGATCTCGTGGTATCAATGTATGATCAATGTCGACAAAAACAGTTATTGGATTTTCCAATACCAATAATACTTATAatgttgtaatttttattctattgCATGTTCTGttggttttatattttgctaCTTCTCAAATCAGCCCGAGCGCTtgttgcaaataaataaatgaaattgttacaaaataataaatgaaaattacacttttatttcttgacCATTCGGCGTACGCATGGTTTATTTGGTTGTCGAACAGTTTTTATTTCGCTGTAGCGAATCCCCATTTCCAGGCGGTCTCCTCCGTTCTGAGAACCGTTTTTGTTCTCCGAGGAAATCGTACACATTATTGACAGGACTGGCGCTTCCTTCTCACAATTTAGAATAATTTGCAGTATGAGGAGTTCTCTATGTATGAATGTATCTTCGATACGTTGAGTCTAAGTCATTCAACGTGAAACTATAAACAATAGTActgcaaacatttgtttaagcTTAGGTTGCTTATTCAATGAATAGtctagaacaaaacaaaaacaagtgaAAGATGTTAACAGATATCTTTGATGAACCTCTCAATGCAATTGTGTGCACTTATGTAAACAATTCTCAACCCTCGTAcatggttgtgtttttgtccTAATGGATcatgcatgtttttttgtatttagttttgtataaaatCATTGTTTctcaaatattattttgtaaaacgaGCAATATTTTCAGTTCTTTCAATTGCTTCACTGGAATAACTAATGTATTAAAACGATGTTTCGAAGAAGTTTTAGCTTAATCaagtgaatgttttatttcctgcAATTCCTATCACATAGTTGAAACAGGGTTTAAAAGAACAGACACATCTCACAACCtcatgtgatatttttttcttaaacccTTGGGAATGGTGCAGGTGGTGTTACTTCGAACTCACAAACATATCCGGCAAATTTGCTATACATTCTATGTCATCCCATTTTCCACGGTTATCTGCAAAGTTTCCTATCGCCAAACATTCTTGGCTGCCTCCGTTATTGTTTGGCTCTCCTGGATAGAAGTTGCGGTAGTCAGTGCTTTCGATCACCTTGTTAAAACCAATCCACATCCAGCGACCATCACGGCCAATGTCAGTTCCGCCGATAAAGTAAATCCCGGAACGGAACTGACGTTGGCCGTTTTGCTCGTTGGATATGGATTGGTTTGAACAAGGTGATCGAACTCACTGACTACCGCAACTTCTATCCAGGAGAGCCCAACAATCTCAGAGGCAACCAAGAATGTTTGTCCGTCGGAAACTGGGTAGCACCGAACCGTGGAAAATGGGATGATGTACAATGTTCGGCCAAACTTGATGGATACGTTTGTCAGTTCTACGCGTGATCACCTGTATCAAAACTATAGACttcttgaaaaaaatatcacatgaGGTTGTGAGATGTGTAGGCTCTTATAAATCCTGTTTCAACTATGTGATAGGAAATGAAGGAAATATAACAACCACCCAAACATGTTAAAACCTtgtaaatctaaaaattctttatttattcGACTGAAACAGTT
Proteins encoded in this window:
- the LOC125764371 gene encoding ladderlectin-like translates to MSFKTLFLSLCVVVLALNGIEAAQYYVAFTKSANFFEAWQDCHAYGGDLATIRSASEQSLVEQAMGRTNNPKGVYFIGGTDVGRFARWMWIALNKVIETTDYRNFYPGEPNNLGGNQECLSVGNWVAPNRGKWDDVQCSAKLDGYVCQFYA
- the LOC125764361 gene encoding perlucin-like; the protein is MKSDLQSQFGAVSVQVNRENIMSFKTLFLSLCVVVVAMNGIEAKKSYIAFVKSSNFFEAWQDCNSYDAHLATVRSAAEQSLVEQAVARTSSPNGVYFIGGTDIGRDGRWMWIGFNKVIESTDYRNFYPGEPNNLGGNQECLSVGNFADNRGKWDDVECLSKLAGYVCEFEVTPPAPFPRV